In Hemiscyllium ocellatum isolate sHemOce1 chromosome 20, sHemOce1.pat.X.cur, whole genome shotgun sequence, one genomic interval encodes:
- the stub1 gene encoding E3 ubiquitin-protein ligase CHIP isoform X2 encodes MQQFDKAVADCKHALELDSQSVKAHFFLGQCQLEMENYDEAIGNLQRAYNLAKEQRLNFGDDIPSALRMAKKKRWNSIEDKRIQQENDLHDYLTKLILSEKEREVEQCKRKHYEENVDDSRTRMEIAKIEARHDKYMNEMDDLFSQVDEKRKKRDIPDYLCGKISFELMREPCITPSGITYDRKDIEEHLQRVGHFDPVTRSPLTQEQLIPNLAMKEVIDAFISENGWVEEY; translated from the exons ATGCAGCAGTTTGATAAGGCGGTGGCAGACTGTAAACATGCTCTGGAGTTGGACAGCCAGTCTGTTAAAGCCCACTTCTTCCTGGGACAGTGCCAACTGGAAATGGAGAACTACGATGAAGCTATTGGCAACCTGCAGAGAG CTTATAATCTCGCAAAAGAACAAAGACTGAATTTTGGGGATGATATACCAAGTGCCCTGAGGATGGCAAAGAAGAAGCGTTGGAACAGCATTGAAGACAAACGAATTCAGCAGGAAAATGATCTCCATGACTACCTCACCAAACTGATCCTCTCTGAAAAGGAAAG GGAAGTGGAACAATGTAAACGGAAACACTATGAAGAAAATGTGGATGATTCTCGAACCCGAATGGAAATTGCAAAGATAGAAGCCAGACAC gacaagtacatgaatgaaATGGATGATTTATTCTCTCAGGTGGATGAAAAGAGAAAG AAACGAGATATTCCTGATTACCTATGTGGAAAAATCAGTTTTGAGTTGATGAGGGAGCCATGCATCACACCAAGTGGGATCACATACGACAGAAAAGATATAGAGGAACACCTTCAG cGGGTAGGGCACTTTGATCCTGTAACGCGAAGCCCTTTGACCCAAGAACAGTTGATTCCAAATCTGGCTATGAAGGAGGTAATTGATGCATTTATATCAGAAAATGGCTGGGTGGAAGAATACTGA